In a genomic window of Piliocolobus tephrosceles isolate RC106 chromosome 1, ASM277652v3, whole genome shotgun sequence:
- the C1H1orf194 gene encoding protein C1orf194 homolog isoform X2 — MERSPSRSRRLEEAPKLPYKNPTHLAQQQEPWSRLNSTPTITSMRRDAYYFDPEIPKDDLDFRLAALYNHHTGTFKNKSEILLNQKTTQDVCRTKIQFPGEFLTPPTPPITFLANIRHWINPKKESIHSIQGSIVSPHTAATNGGYSRKKDGGFFST; from the exons ATGGAGAGATCACCCTCCAGAAGTCGTCGCCTGGAAGAGGCCCCA AAATTGCCATACAAGAACCCAACTCACCTTGCTCAGCAGCAGGAACCCTGGAGTCGGCTCAACTCAACCCCCACAATTACTTCCATGAGGCGGGATGCCTACTATTTTGATCCCGAG ATACCAAAGGATGACCTGGACTTCCGCTTAGCAGCCTTGTACAACCACCACACTGGGACATTCAAGAACAAAAGTGAGATACTGTTAAACCAGAAGACCACACAAGATGTCTGTAG AACCAAGATCCAATTTCCTGGAGAATTTTTAACCCCTCCCACTCCACCCATCACTTTCCTGGCTAACATCAGACACTGGATCAACCCTAAAAAGGAGTCCATCCATAGCATCCAGGGATCCATAG tgTCCCCTCACACTGCAGCCACCAACGGAGGCTACTCCCGAAAGAAAGATGGTGGCTTCTTCTCCACCTAG
- the C1H1orf194 gene encoding protein C1orf194 homolog isoform X3, translating into MERSPSRSRRLEEAPIPKDDLDFRLAALYNHHTGTFKNKSEILLNQKTTQDVCRTKIQFPGEFLTPPTPPITFLANIRHWINPKKESIHSIQGSIVSPHTAATNGGYSRKKDGGFFST; encoded by the exons ATGGAGAGATCACCCTCCAGAAGTCGTCGCCTGGAAGAGGCCCCA ATACCAAAGGATGACCTGGACTTCCGCTTAGCAGCCTTGTACAACCACCACACTGGGACATTCAAGAACAAAAGTGAGATACTGTTAAACCAGAAGACCACACAAGATGTCTGTAG AACCAAGATCCAATTTCCTGGAGAATTTTTAACCCCTCCCACTCCACCCATCACTTTCCTGGCTAACATCAGACACTGGATCAACCCTAAAAAGGAGTCCATCCATAGCATCCAGGGATCCATAG tgTCCCCTCACACTGCAGCCACCAACGGAGGCTACTCCCGAAAGAAAGATGGTGGCTTCTTCTCCACCTAG
- the C1H1orf194 gene encoding protein C1orf194 homolog isoform X1, giving the protein MERSPSRSRRLEEAPVVLDMVSLLQKLPYKNPTHLAQQQEPWSRLNSTPTITSMRRDAYYFDPEIPKDDLDFRLAALYNHHTGTFKNKSEILLNQKTTQDVCRTKIQFPGEFLTPPTPPITFLANIRHWINPKKESIHSIQGSIVSPHTAATNGGYSRKKDGGFFST; this is encoded by the exons ATGGAGAGATCACCCTCCAGAAGTCGTCGCCTGGAAGAGGCCCCA GTTGTCCTGGATATGGTTTCTCTTTTGCAGAAATTGCCATACAAGAACCCAACTCACCTTGCTCAGCAGCAGGAACCCTGGAGTCGGCTCAACTCAACCCCCACAATTACTTCCATGAGGCGGGATGCCTACTATTTTGATCCCGAG ATACCAAAGGATGACCTGGACTTCCGCTTAGCAGCCTTGTACAACCACCACACTGGGACATTCAAGAACAAAAGTGAGATACTGTTAAACCAGAAGACCACACAAGATGTCTGTAG AACCAAGATCCAATTTCCTGGAGAATTTTTAACCCCTCCCACTCCACCCATCACTTTCCTGGCTAACATCAGACACTGGATCAACCCTAAAAAGGAGTCCATCCATAGCATCCAGGGATCCATAG tgTCCCCTCACACTGCAGCCACCAACGGAGGCTACTCCCGAAAGAAAGATGGTGGCTTCTTCTCCACCTAG
- the C1H1orf194 gene encoding protein C1orf194 homolog isoform X4, whose product MPPTRDPFQQPTLDNDDSYLGELRASKKLPYKNPTHLAQQQEPWSRLNSTPTITSMRRDAYYFDPEIPKDDLDFRLAALYNHHTGTFKNKSEILLNQKTTQDVCRTKIQFPGEFLTPPTPPITFLANIRHWINPKKESIHSIQGSIVSPHTAATNGGYSRKKDGGFFST is encoded by the exons ATGCCTCCCACCCGGGACCCTTTCCAGCAGCCTACATTAGATAATGATGATTCCTACTTAGGAGAACTGAGGGCTTCCAAG AAATTGCCATACAAGAACCCAACTCACCTTGCTCAGCAGCAGGAACCCTGGAGTCGGCTCAACTCAACCCCCACAATTACTTCCATGAGGCGGGATGCCTACTATTTTGATCCCGAG ATACCAAAGGATGACCTGGACTTCCGCTTAGCAGCCTTGTACAACCACCACACTGGGACATTCAAGAACAAAAGTGAGATACTGTTAAACCAGAAGACCACACAAGATGTCTGTAG AACCAAGATCCAATTTCCTGGAGAATTTTTAACCCCTCCCACTCCACCCATCACTTTCCTGGCTAACATCAGACACTGGATCAACCCTAAAAAGGAGTCCATCCATAGCATCCAGGGATCCATAG tgTCCCCTCACACTGCAGCCACCAACGGAGGCTACTCCCGAAAGAAAGATGGTGGCTTCTTCTCCACCTAG